The following nucleotide sequence is from Trifolium pratense cultivar HEN17-A07 linkage group LG2, ARS_RC_1.1, whole genome shotgun sequence.
attttatttatatattaattaaaatatatatttaattaaaaaccgcCGACCCGGTTGAACCACGGTCCGATCAATTGAATCTTGAACCGGTAAGCTCGTCGGGTCAATGTCCGGTCCGATTCTGATTACCTTGCTTTTAAATCTATCCATGTAAATAAATTCTTGAAAACCCATGAAAATGCTAACGAGTGCTCCAGGTACACTCTTTAAGACTTTAAATAATTGGAATGTAAAGTCTACGTATTGAAAattattgtgtttatttttcaagaaaaaaaaatgaaaattattgtgtttaattttttgaataattttcttttaaatggAATGTTTGTtagctatgaagcacagacacctctatgattaggcgtgtcgaGGTGCCCGACACTCATATGATACTCGTACGACACATGTCGAATAGCTCATAGTGGTGTCgtaaaaaactcaatttttaatTTACTCTGACACTCATTTGATTGGTGTCCGACATCTGTAAGACACTTGTACGACCAGTGTCGGATAAGTGTCCcaaattttttcttatgttCTCCTTAGACACATATCAGACATacctacaagagttaaagatgtatCGAAACaataatattgatcaatgagagATTAAAGaaattacattttgattacaatatttttagttttttcgatagtagataaataaataaaagtaaaatactatgatatattgttttaaaattttttttaagaaataactttGCTCAAATTagttttacatatatatatattttgattatcaatttatatattttacaaaTATGTAACGATGTCACACTGTCCTATTTTTTTTACGTTAGGAGTGTCGTGTTGTGTATGTTTGAGTCTTGTTTCATAGTTTGTTAGCGAGATCCAAATAAATAcgatgaaaaaataaaactgTGGGCGTAGGGGGTAAATAGGGATTTCGCATCCTGTGCAAAATTGGGAACGAAAATCTCACTGGATAGTAACTCCGTACGACGACCCACACGAGTTCCTCACCGCCAACAACTTCCAAagccaaacaaacaaacattaaCATTAAATcacaaaccctaattttttgATCTGTCcccaatttttttacaaaatttccCAACTAAAATCCCCAATTAACCTTCTTCCTTCTCTCAATTTCCATTTTCATTGCCAATTTTGATCCCCAACTGCATATTTATTGCCTCTCTTGTTTTCTTTCATCATACTCGCCAGATCAAGCTTTGATTTTTGCTTCTTCATCAGCTCTGAAGGATCCCCAATATCTTTTTGAGTGGTAATTTGATAATTCTCAGCTTTATTAgcattgaattgaattgagctattcaaaatttcatatttgcTAGCTGGTTTAGATGTATATGAATTTCAATTTCACTCTTTATCTTGGGTTACATCTTGATTTTCTGCCTTTGATAAATGTTGCTTTGATAGTTGAATTTGCCAAGTTGGGTTTGGAGAATGGAGATAACATAGAGCAACATCAAAATTGAGCAACATCAAAGTTGGGTTTGCATTGATTGGGAGGGAAATTAGGGTGGTGGGTTTTAAATTTAATGATGGTTTATTGCGGTCAATGGATACAAATTATACATGCAATATAAAGATTGTAACTTTGTAGATTAATGCAACATTGAAACATGTGCTAGTGCTTGAACTGTTTAGTCTAGTATGCTTAACTTTACAATTTTGGAATTTGTTTGTGAGTTTTGAATGTGAATCGTGTCTCTTATACTCTCTTGTAACATAAGTTATGTGTATGATGCAGAATGGTTAAGTATTTACTTTTGTAACTCActgatatatatttatataagtaTGGGCAACAGTGAGATGGATAAAACCACCAAAGAGAAGGAGTCGAAGACGCCTCCACCAATATCACAGGTCTAATtgagtttcttttgttttatctACAATTGAAAGTTATTGGAATGTTTTGTGTGACGATGGAAacatttattgatttttcaGGAGCAGCCTtcgaccaccaccaccaccggtGCAATTAATAATGACTGGGCCAGCTTTCAGGTTCTTAACGAGAAATTTTTGTCGgcaaattattttacattgttGTCAGTATTAGATTTTGATTCGACTAGCTTCATCATTGTATAGGCATATTCTCCTATGCCTCCACATGGATTCATGGCATCAAGTCCCCAAGCTCACCCTTATATGTGGGGTGTCCAGGTAATTCCACATATACTATAATGTCCAATCCGATACATACTATGGTGTTGAATATTGTAAGTTAACCTTGTATTATTGCTCATTAATTGTCAAATAATCTAATACCTAGCTTGACCAAAATACTCCTTACTTGAGCTGCAGTCCAAtgcttagggtccgtttgggccagcttttttttagagcttatgtaaacagcttatgcaatataaattaggttttatgctattttataagttcacactagtgaaaattgtaattttataagctattttatcattgTTAGCAGAATCGCGACCAAAGTCGTAAAATCCATGGATTTTGCGACTTTGCTTACCCTCAAGGATCTGGATCCTAAGTAAAATCCAAAAACATAGTAAAATCCTTGCAAAATCGCAGAAAATCGCAACAAAATCCGCGATTTCGTATGGATTCCACCGATTATGGGCTTTTTAATTTGGGTAATTTTGGAATGGGTAAAGATGACAATCTTGACATTATGGGAAATGATTCAAGTAGATGGCGCATTAGTGATCTATTTTAGCATCTAGGCTTTaagtattttgttttatatttaagaCTTGAGACTTGGTTGTTTTATGTTTGCTTTATGCTTTTTGAGACTTGATTGTTTTATGATTTCAAACTTTGAGTACTtgcattttattatatatatatatatttatatttactaTTATGTGTTGAATCCATCGATTTTGGTTGCGATTTTCGATTATGCGATCTTGATTTCCCCTTTTGATTCCACAAAATTAATTGAGTAGAATCCTTGGATTTTGGTTGTGATTTACGATTTTTTTGATCTTACTATCCTCTATGGAACTAAAGCAAAATCccgattctgacaaccttgtattttatcataaactaccttgacaaacttataataatatataaaaattgcataagctgtttgcataagctctaaaaaaagttgggccaaacgAGTCCTTagtgttaaaaataatttagatattaatttttttccttttcaaaccTTTATCTTTGTTGAAATTATAAGGTTTTAGATAGGGTAGAAGGAAGAAAGAGAACACACTAATAACAAGTTTGACATTGTTATTAATCTGTTATGATGCAAATTAAAACGCACTAATCTCTACTTTTTCTTCTATAGACACTAATTCCTAACAAATATTGAAATCTAAAAAATACTCCTacagtttcttcaaaaaaaaaaatactcctacaagatcatataatttattcaagaataatgctagcaacacactctttaacaaacacactccaacacattctcttttattggttgaaattcacatgggtcccataaaaaaatgtggacccatataacttttatgggacccatataaattttaaccagtaaaagagagtgtgttagagtgtgtttcttaaagagtgtgttgctagcacttcTCTTTATTCAAACATTATATCCGAAAATGATATTAAGACTTTAAGAGGCATTTTCTATATATTCTATCTCTCTCCTTCGTGTGTTAAAGCTTACAAAGCATTAAGTTTGTTACACATAGAAACTTTCAAAAGAGAATAGTACATATAAATTGGACTACATGAAACATGGATGGCGGGGTAACATTGGGATGTCAGAAACATCAGagataaatatttttgaaaagcCAAGTTAGCAAGATGGGTTGAATGATTCTTAGATTGGAGCCGGATAGAAATGTTGTACTCCGACCAAGTAAGAAGAGATTTTGCTAGAATGACCATTAGTAAAAATTTCCATGCAAGCAACTATACACATCAAGAACTAAAACTACCCTGTGTATAGAGGACTTTACGCGCTCTCACATGCTAGGTGAATGGGAGatgtttatgttataaataatgGTGAGCAGTGGCGACTCTAGGAATGTTAGAGAGCCTGGGCAAATTTTTGGAGACAATTTTATCAACCCAAATTtcgaatatagaaatatttaaatcctatttttcaatatttaattttggaagGAATTTTTTAACAAGCAAGAGTATAGCTATGTTTCCAACATAATTAAGGCTTAACAAAatatagggatgacaatgggtagggtatgggtatagtacccatccccgtacccgcagattgaaaaaatacccgtacccatccccatacccgtgtgggtaacaacttttgcccccgtccccataccctatgggtacctaggtccccatacccgtacccgttacccgcatttttactaaaaataaattgatcaattataaaatatcatataattttaatagaattaaaaaaaattcaaagaatttaatattgactaatgaaaattataaacaaaattattactaaccttatgttaaagttcatatttatgttaaacattcacattatttttatattatgttgtaaataaacatttttattaaaaatatgtaatagtttagtagagttgtattgttttaaattgatttacatatattataatataataatataaataaaataaataaatatatattatgcgggtagggggcggggtgggtactaaggtacccgtacccgcacccatacccgttcatttttgcgggtaattacccatacccgtgcccgtatccaaaatgcgggtttttaccctacccgttgtgggtaatttttgcgggtaccctctgggtatgagtcaaattgccatccctaacaAAATAAGAGGCTACACAAACTAGAAAAAAccatcaaaacatagtcaaataaGAGGGATGAAATATAACATACCAATAGCCACTACATAAAACTAGGAGGCAAATTCCCCCTCCGAGACCTCTTTGCGGTGAAAGTTCTTATAATATCAACATCATCAAGTGACTTGAATATCTCCCGCTCGGTGTAACATATCATCAAGTCATTAAACCACTCATCGTTGATCTTGTTGCGCAATTTAGTCTTAATAATCTTCATTGCGGAAAAAGCTCTTTCAACGGATGCTGTCGACACCGGTAATATCAAAGCCAACTCAATAAGTTTGTAGACCAATGGAAATACGAAATGTTTATCAGTTTGAACCATCTTCATAGCCAAACTTTGAACATCTACACAAGTAGAAAATGAAACATGTCATTTCACGTGAACTACATAAGTCTCAAGTTGCTCCCTTATTGTTCCACGGTCTACATCAGAAAAGTCTGCATGATAAATATCAGCAAGACGAGCAAGCTTATCAACATCAAACTTGGAGAAAGAATTCTTGGGGTCAAGACATGAAAAACAATTAAGCACAATGTTACTTCCTTCACTAAAGCGGTGATCCATCTCCACACATATTTTGTCAATAGCAACATAAAAAATCTCAGCACGGTAATGATGAAGAATAGTGACAGTCATCCCATCTAGCCTTGAACGACCCCGAACCGGTATTTTTGCATCCATACTTGGCACCGGAATACCTTTAGCAATACAAAAATTTTGGACATCAACAAATAAATCATCCCAACCACTCTCTCTCAATGTGGTCAACCGAGCTTTGACATCATCAACTAATTCCATGGCAAGCACAATATTAAGATCTTTTCTTTGCAAGATTTTTGAAAGCTCATTTGTgataccaaacaactttaacatTAACTTCAAAATGAAAGCAAATTTAAAACACTCCATTTTTTCTATCAAACCCGCCGCTTGACTTTGAACACGTCCAACTTCATCAACTGTACTAAGCACACCTAACGTGGCGGACCACATTTGATCCAAACGAACCAAGGTAATATAATGTGAACCCCATCTAGTATCTCCGGCTTTAGCAAGACTAGATTGTTGGTGCATGCCCCTTCCTTTAGATATCTCACCGGTTTCAAGTTGATTCACAATATTATTGTGTTGTGCCTCTCTTAAAGCATCCATTCTCTTGCAAGATGCACTTGTCGTGGTTACAATCAAGGAGATGTATTCAAAGAAATCATGAATAGATGAGCAACTACTAGCAACGGACACAACCACCAATTGCAAACGGTGAGCATAACAATGGACATATAAAGCATAAGGGTTTTCATCTAGAATTTTTCTTTGCAAACCATTAAATTCACCTCTCATATTTGAAGCTCCATCATATCCTTGCCCTCTTAACCTTGAAATATTTAACatgtgacgatcaagaatactATAAAGAGCTTCCTTTAGTGCCTCGGATGTAGTATCTTTGACATGATGTAGAGCAAGGAATCGTTCTACAACTTCCCCTTTGTCGTTCACAAAcctaaaaaacaaattcaacaaGGTTACATAATTATTACATGGAGGCATGAAGAATAATATGTAATAGAAATTGAAAAATACAACTACTAACCTAAACATCACCGCCATTTGCTCTTTGACGGATATATCACGTGACTCATCAATAAGCACAGAGAATTGTCTATCACCAAGCTCTTCCATAATCACCTTGATAACTTCATTTGCACAAGACGTTGCAAAGTCCTTTTGAATGTCACTACAAATCATTATGCAATCTTTTGCACCACGGTCAAAGGCATCTCTCACTTGTTCATTATTAGATTTTACCCAATCTACCATCTCTCTAAAATTGCCCTTGTTTAGAGAAGTAAGAGATTCATCATGGCCACGGAAAGCCATGCCTTGTGCTATGAGATATCTTGAACAATCTAAGGAACAAGTCAAACGGATCTTATACAATTCTTCCGATTCTCTAGTTGCTCTAAGAAACTTATTTGCTATACTTTGTCTTTGATTATTATAATCATCATAGTGCTTCATACATGAGTTGTGCATACTACCATGACCACCAACATGATCTTTCAAGCCACTAGATGCACTCTTCCAATTTTTATATCCGCCTTTGATGAAGACTTCATAACCAAAGTGCTCGGCCCTCCCGGGTTGCTTAAAGAGAAAACAATGGAAACAATAAACTGCATCCTTGAACTCACTGTATTCTATCCATGTATACCTCTCATACCATGTTTTACAAAATGCTCTTTTTGATTTTTCTCTTCCAAATTGAGTTTGAggataatttttcaaaattggttGCGTTGGACCCTTCAATATATATGCCCTCCTCACTTGATCTTGAATATTCGGAGCATACTCATGAATTTGTTTCCTAAGACCCGGATCACGCACAATCTCATTTGAATTAAACTCATTGGCCACATTAGGTGGTGGTTCTTCTGGTTCGGCTTCCGATTGTACAATATTCACATTCTCAATAGCTCTAGGAACAAAAAACTTCCTCATCTCTGAAATTAAATTATGCAAAATTAAGAAATAACAGAGACAAATCGATGTATAATATATTTTCACAAACTGAATACTAATTAAGAAATAACAGAGACAAATTGGTGTATATTTCATTCTCACTATTGAATACTAATTATTTTCACTAACTGAATACTAATTCTTTGTGCATACCAAAGTACTATCTATTGCAGAACCGCCGCTCTCactacttatttatataaccaaaacagcttatttatataatcacttaacaatcaaaacagcttaataaatttaaaattcaaaacaacaccaaatcatcaaacaaagattctagattgagaaggttaggttgttaaaaattaattacagTATGTTAGTTTGCTTACCTCAAACGAGACGAAGAGAAAGAGTGAGAGCGGTGCGGCCCGGTGAGCAGTGGTGTGGCTGCGGCGGAAGATTGAACGGCGAGGTGAGGGAGAGAGATTGAGAGCAGTGAGAGAGGGATTGAGAGTGGCGGCCGGCGGGTGAGAGAGGAATTGAGAGCAGCGATTTTGAGAGAGAGGGATCGAGAAAGCAAATATTCACAGATATTCTttcgttttctgtttttgttttcatttaaaaaaaaaaaaaaattgggcagCCCAGGCACGTGCCAGGCATGCCCGGCGGCATACTCGCCACTGATGGTGAGGTGACTGTAATTCCTGAGATGCCTAAGgcatataatattttgttaaagTTATTTTGTATCAAGAAACAGATATGTGTTAAAAAAAGCATAAGCATTAACCTTCCAAATATGAGTGAAAGCACTATTCTTACCTCTGTAAAAACGAAATCAGATTTTGGTCTTCTTTACTTATCTTTATTTGTTCTATATATTGTTATCTACTCTGTCTGCAGCTAGTTTATACTTTACCAACACTACAAAATATCTGGTTTGAACTCTTCCCCATGTTTTATTTGGTTcattaatgaaattattatttgcAGCACATTATGCCTCCTTATGGTACTCCAGCACATCCCTATGTTGCAATGTATCCCCATGGTGGCATATATGCCCATCCATCCATGCCTCCGGTAATCATCGTAAATTATGTTTTTCTTAAGTTATAATATTGTTATCGAATCACCAATTCACCAACCCACCGTTTGCTAATTGCGGAAAGCGGAAAATATACACAGGGATCTTATCCATACAATCCTTATACCATGCCTACTCCAAACGGTGTTGCTGAAGCTTCTGTGAGTTTTCCCCCTTTCTGCATTTTTgtgttctttttttcttctttgtctGTCCTTTTCCTTTTTTGTGAAGGGCTTGTCCTTATATAAGTAGGGAAAAAGTAACACCAGGGGCGGAGCTGGGCTTGGGCTCGGCAGGGCCACGGCCCgccccagtttttttttttttttaaaaaattatagtcaTAAAATACGTACATATATTTTGTTTCATCTCATATTAATTGATGATACATGTTGGCCTAGTGGTTGGCTTTAACTTTTGAGTGTGTTTTAGCGCCCATAATGTTATGGGTTCACATCCAGCTACTCCaataatatgttttaatttatttccatatattttgtttaactatatgataaattttttttttacgtacaTATATTTTGTTTCATCTCATATTAATTGATGATACATGTTGGCCTAGTGGTTGGCTTTAACTTTTGAGTGTGTTTTAGCGCCCATAATGTTATGGGTTCACATCCAGCTACTCCaataatatgttttaatttatttccatatattttgtttaactatatgataaattttttttttttttggtacaaaaattaTATGTTGTTATGTACCACTCAACTATtaataatatactccctccgtcccaaaatataagcaaaaaatggtcaactaaagtggatgtatttggttaaaaatttagtccaaatacatccactttggttgaccactttttgcttatattttgggacggagtatactccatccgtcccaagcAAAAGTGTTTTAAAGAAACTTGACGtatttgattcaaaatttgGACAAAATACATTTACTTTTGTTGACTAACGCAAAATAGTGTCATTTTAAGGTATTATTGATAATTTCAAGTCCTTAACGCGAAATAGTGTCATTTAAGGTATTTTAAATCatgtagtttaattttttttttttaacgtatGTAGTTTAATTTTGTTGGTGATCAAGTTTATGCTTATTTACAACTTAATTTTTTggtatacaatatttttttttggtaaagatttTTTGGTATACAATATGATttgcatatttaatttataattttattttacagcCCTCCCCTTTGTTTTatgctagctccgccactgagTAACATAAGTTTACACGCAGGGAAACACTCCTGCCAGCATGGAAACTGATGGTAAGCCTCCTGAGGTGAAGGAAAAATTGCCAATCAAAAGATCAAAAGGAAGTTTGGGTAGTTTGAACATGATTACAGGGAAAAATAATGAACATGGTAAAACAACGGGGACATCTGCTAATGGAATTCATTCAAAGAGGTAAATGGTGGAGTGTTAATTTTACTCTACCTGAGATGGTGCATCAGTGCTTTTGTCATCAAATAGTATTATTCTATCTTGCTCACACTTATTCGGAGGACTATATTATGTGCCTATTAAAACTTGTGACAGTCTGACATGTTCAAGAGAAAATTCTTGGTGTTTTGGAGGAATGAATTTGATCCATGATTCAATATGTTGTGAATTAGTGGTTACATTGATATATGTATCCCTACAGAAGGACAAAGACTGAATTTCtattaaattgaataaaatatgtGTCAACTTCCTGCAGCTGACGTTTCCTCTTACGTGTCAtccttttgatatttttatctGATTTGCTGCAATTTTTGAATACATTATGGGagcttattttaattataataataaccaGATTAAAAACGCTGTACTTATTATTTATCTTCTAATGCCTGAGGACCCCTAGACAGttacttgattttctttttattttatcaagaTTGTTGCTGTATCCGCAGTGATTTATTTTTCCAAGCCTGTTTAGTACATTAGTTTTCCATTTACAAATTCTGGCAATTTATGCTGATTGGAAATCTTGGATTTGCAGTGGTGGTGAAAGTGGAAGTTTTGAAGGTACTAGTGAAGGAAGTGATGCAAATTCTCAGAATGTAAGTTCTGTGTTAGTCATTAGTTTTCTACTTTATTGTTGATGTTTCCACAAAACTCTTATTTTTGCagtaattataaattttaagatACATAAAAGAAGGTGAAAATAATATGTTTATCCAATTATCATAGGTTTTGTATTTGTGTTTTTATAGGACTCTCAATTGAAATCCGGGGACAGGCGGGATTCTTTTGAAGGTTTGGCATTGTTACTTTCTGTTGTTCCAATATAGTTTCTAATTTTCACTATCTAATGCTATATGTAAACCCATGATGTGTGTGTGTTACAAGCTGAAGTTCACCTTTTTCTATCGAATTTCAGGTGAACCGTCTCAAAATGGCAGTTCAGCGCATACTTCACAAAATGGAGGACTTAATGCACCTCATACAGTAGTTAATCAAAGTATGCCTGTCCTTCCTATCTCTGCGAGTGGTGCTCCTGGAGCTGTTGCTGGTCCCGCAACAAACTTAAATATAGGAATGGATTATTGGGGCACGCCGACTTCATCCAACATTCCTGCTCTCCGTGGAAAGGTTCCGTCTACTACAGTTGCGGGAGGGGTGGTTACTGGTGGATCACGGGATAGTGTCCAATCACAACTTTGGCTACAGGTTAATCTTGAAAACAGACCAATGATGTTTATTTTATTCCCTTGATGACATATTATGTCTGTTCAATGAATGAGATCATCATGTAAAAAGATCAAATTGTTCTGTCCTCTCTTGCTTATATTCAACATACCATGCTTTATGTTTGGCAATTTTCTGATTACCTTTCAAACTGTGACTATGTATTAGTAAATTAAGCATTTCCTCTTGTTATTTGAGAGAGATTTTGTTATAAGCTTTGaacagcttatagctttttttaatcaataactTGCAAGGTTGCTTTCAATGTTTGTCTGAGATCTCATTTTGAAGTTGTGTTGTTgcattattaataattttttacaccTCTTGTTTAAATATAAACTGGTTAACTTTTAGGATGAAAGAGAGCTTAAAAGACAAAGGCGGAAACAGTCAAATAGGGAATCTGCTCGGAGATCCAGGCTGCGCAAGCAGGTGATGTAGAGTTCCCTGTAGGCTGTAACCCTTATTTCCTTCGGTGATTGCTTCATCATAATTGTTGcattttttattcatgtttgcatgtgttgttttcaggCTGAGTGCGATGAGCTAGCTCAGCGTGCTGATgttttgaaagaagaaaatgcTTCCCTCCGACTAGAAGTAAGTCGCATTAGAAGCGATTATGAGCAGCTACTTTCCGAGAATGCAGCCCTCAAGGTGATGCTAAATATCTCAATCATAATCGTCACagcattaaaaatatttcaatttaatCACAACTACTTACGATGTCATATATATGATTGATTATGATTTGTTGACAGCGTAAAATTTTTTACACTCacaatatatcaaaattaattttgtgaaaTATTTATGTGAAGGCTCACCATGCAGTCTGACTAACATAAAGATATAATATACAGGAGAGACTCGGGGAACAACCTGGAAGCGATCAACACGTGCGTAATGACACTCAACAGAGTGGTCAAACAGAGGATGTGCAGGGTGGTCATTAGGATCATATGCTGCATTTCAGAAATATAACCTAACTCAATAGCAAGAGCGCGATCTTGTTTTGGATATAGCTTGTAGTTCAAATTGTATTAAAGCTGAC
It contains:
- the LOC123907659 gene encoding bZIP transcription factor 16-like isoform X1, whose product is MGNSEMDKTTKEKESKTPPPISQEQPSTTTTTGAINNDWASFQAYSPMPPHGFMASSPQAHPYMWGVQHIMPPYGTPAHPYVAMYPHGGIYAHPSMPPGSYPYNPYTMPTPNGVAEASGNTPASMETDGKPPEVKEKLPIKRSKGSLGSLNMITGKNNEHGKTTGTSANGIHSKSGGESGSFEGTSEGSDANSQNDSQLKSGDRRDSFEGEPSQNGSSAHTSQNGGLNAPHTVVNQSMPVLPISASGAPGAVAGPATNLNIGMDYWGTPTSSNIPALRGKVPSTTVAGGVVTGGSRDSVQSQLWLQDERELKRQRRKQSNRESARRSRLRKQAECDELAQRADVLKEENASLRLEVSRIRSDYEQLLSENAALKERLGEQPGSDQHVRNDTQQSGQTEDVQGGH
- the LOC123907659 gene encoding bZIP transcription factor 16-like isoform X2, with amino-acid sequence MDKTTKEKESKTPPPISQEQPSTTTTTGAINNDWASFQAYSPMPPHGFMASSPQAHPYMWGVQHIMPPYGTPAHPYVAMYPHGGIYAHPSMPPGSYPYNPYTMPTPNGVAEASGNTPASMETDGKPPEVKEKLPIKRSKGSLGSLNMITGKNNEHGKTTGTSANGIHSKSGGESGSFEGTSEGSDANSQNDSQLKSGDRRDSFEGEPSQNGSSAHTSQNGGLNAPHTVVNQSMPVLPISASGAPGAVAGPATNLNIGMDYWGTPTSSNIPALRGKVPSTTVAGGVVTGGSRDSVQSQLWLQDERELKRQRRKQSNRESARRSRLRKQAECDELAQRADVLKEENASLRLEVSRIRSDYEQLLSENAALKERLGEQPGSDQHVRNDTQQSGQTEDVQGGH